A single genomic interval of Sesamum indicum cultivar Zhongzhi No. 13 unplaced genomic scaffold, S_indicum_v1.0 scaffold00382, whole genome shotgun sequence harbors:
- the LOC105180178 gene encoding uncharacterized protein LOC105180178, giving the protein MRAKALLMVEKEDVLKWPKHTRFTPAKKYSNKYCRFHKEKGHGTEDCYQLKNEIERLVRQGYFRNQVTRNHSRGDRCTRSRCPKRGPGGEVRRDLQVKGIIHTNSRRLRRWVFEEIEEKVERKRCSLENRQILNVAPEPKITFGALDARERIGEDNDPMVIKMDIANFTIHKVLVNNGSSADIILMEVLVKIGIDNTSLAPIKAPLVGFGGSEVESLGTIELPVSIGEEPRRKKLMVKFLVVDTSFAYNVILGRPGLNSFRAIVSTYHLKMKFPTPNGVGEVMCN; this is encoded by the coding sequence ATGCGAGCAAAAGCATTACTGATGGTGGAGAAAGAGGATGTCTTAAAATGGCCTAAGCACACGAGGTTTACAcctgcaaaaaaatattctaacaaGTATTGTCGTTTCCACAAGGAGAAGGGTCACGGCACGGAAGACTGTTATCAGCTCAAAAATGAGATCGAGAGGCTGGTGCGCCAAGGCTATTTTAGAAATCAAGTAACTAGGAACCATAGTAGGGGAGATCGTTGTACCAGATCTAGGTGTCCGAAAAGAGGACCTGGAGGCGAGGTAAGGAGAGATCTGCAGGTGAAAGGCATCATCCATACCAATAGTAGGAGGCTCCGCAGATGGGTATTCGAGGAGATCGAGGAAAAGGTCGAAAGAAAGAGGTGTTCGCTCGAAAATAGACAAATCTTGAATGTGGCACCTGAACCGAAAATTACCTTCGGAGCTCTTGATGCAAGAGAAAGGATAGGAGAAGACAACGATCCTATGGTTATCAAAATGGATATCGCCAACTTCACTATCCATAAGGTGCTGGTTAACAATGGCAGCTCAGCAGACATCATCTTGATGGAGGTATTAGTAAAGATAGGGATAGACAACACAAGTCTGGCACCAATAAAGGCTCCCTTGGTCGGATTTGGTGGGAGCGAAGTCGAATCTTTGGGGACGATCGAACTTCCAGTCTCTATAGGTGAGGAACCAAGGAGAAAGAAGctaatggtaaaatttttgGTTGTTGATACCTCGTTTGCATATAATGTTATATTGGGTAGACCTGGCCTTAATTCTTTCAGGGCGATAGTGTCCACTTATCATCTCAAAATGAAGTTTCCAACTCCAAATGGAGTGGGTGAGGTAATGTGCAACTAG